ATGCTGCATTACCTGACAGGATTCTCTATCTGGTTGGGCGCACCGACACCCAACCCCAGACCTACTACTACCGGGAAGTCCATCTGGAAATGCACTGGGAAGCACAGCAGGGAGGCCATTACCCGTCTCGCTGGTTGCCCTGGCGCAAGATCGATCTGACGATTAATGCCGACCATGTGACGCCCGTTTATGCCTTCGATCGCCTCTTCTTGTTCTGGGCAGAGATCACCAAAACTACAGAATCTTACGTTGATGCCGAAGAACAGCAACGGAGCCGCGATGTCTATGAACCGACCGTCAAATACTCATACTACAACTTCAGTGAAGCCTGGGCACAACCCCAAACCTATCTCCAACTGGGGCGCAAGCTTGATCACGCCACCATTCAACTGCAACAGTGGCAACGGGTCAACGTGCAGCGATCGCTCGATCTCTCCGTCACAGATCCCAATGAAAATGGCACCCTTCAACCTGTCAATGTTCTCAAAGTAGCTCGCCAAAATGACCAGGCAAACTTTGCGCTACAGCGATCGGTCAACCTTAACTCCATTGACTCCACCTGGAGCATTTGGGCGAAGTTGATCGACCAGGGGGTAGTCTCCTCATATTCCCAATCGGCAACCCTGGAACTGTTTAATTACGAGGATGGTCAACTTGCTGTTTCTGTCCTGGCGCAACAGCTAGTTATCTCTTTGCCAGACGCCAATCCAACTCAAAAGGCTATCGAAAAGTCGCTGCTTGACACGCTGAATCCAGTGTTTTTGCAGGCACGTCGGGTACTCAAAGCGTCGGTAGCTGCCATCGCTTTCATTGAAACTCGTCCTTCAGAGGAACAATCGATTAACGAACTCGACTCGTTAAACCAGGCAACGGCAAGACTGAGAGAACTCAACAATGAGTTTATTCGAACCTTAAATGCGACTCAGGTTGATTTAGGAAACACTCGGACTGGCACGTTAAGAGTGATTGGAACAGAGATCAACGCTCTGACTAGAGAAATCGACGATATGGTTGAACAAGTCCGAGCACTCGTGACGTTTTCTTTTGGATTTGACCTCACCAATCAAATCGTTTCGCTTGGCGACCAAACCAATCGTCAGGCAGCGGAGCGTCTGCAAACAGCAGCAGATCAGCCCGCCAAAGCGCAGTTTGTCTGGGGAACTCCATCCCTGACGCTGCAAGTCATCCTGAGCGATCGCCTCGTCCTTGAATCCCCCATAGAGTCTGGGAAGTGGACTAACATTGCCTTAACGTTTCAACACCGACCCAATAACTCAACTCTATGGCTCAGCACTACCCAATCGAAGGGAATACCCACGACTCAAACCCGTGATGTGTTCTCAACTCTATTGCCCAACAGGGGATCGCTCACCCTTGGCAAACCCAACGAACCTGACCCGCAAGATCTCAATTCAAGTGAGTTAGTCACAGCTCACCTGAGCGAGTTTCAACTGTGGTCTTATGCCAGAGATCAGTCCACCATTCTGGGTGAAATCAGTCAGCGTAAAGACGGCAATGAGTTGGGTTTAATTTTGCATCTGCCGCTTGACACCAACCGGGAGAACGCCAATCTGGTGATCGAACCCTCCGATTCCAATGGGGATGGGCTGCTCCTAGAGCGATCGAGCTTTGGGCTGTTGCCTGTGGCTGATCAGGAGCGCATGATCATCTTTTATGGCGATACACTTGGCACGCTGCGCAATAACCTGGACGACCGCAGCTTTAACCTGACCCTAGAGCGACGGAATACGCAGAAGCACTACGATGTCACCGTGACGCAATCTAGTTTGCATGTCTCAACCACCGATGGGTTGAGTATGAATGACTTTGCGATCGCCGGAAACACCCAAGACCGCACATCCACAGTGACAGTGGGCGGCGTTAGCTACAATCTCCGCAACTACAACCCCGCCTATTTGCAATCCATCATCGACGAATACGACCGCTTTGTAGAGTCAAGACAACCTGTCCCTATCGTGTTAACCATTCTGGTCAGAGCGATCGAGGTCTATCTGAGCGGCGCAAGCAATACCCAAAACACGCTATTGCAGAACTTGCCTGCGTTTGAATCCACGGTATTTGATGTCAACAATCAACCCGGTTGGTACATCGTCAATACCAAGAATGAGCAGTTTTTGTTGATGGCAGAGCAACCCGCTAAAACCGTCGAAGAACGCTTGAAGTTTGAATATGGCAAGATTCAAACCCGCGCCGTACCGCAACCCGTGACGGTTTATTTTGATCACGATCCAGGACTGGAAGCGACGCTCAACGAGTCTAATCAGACGGTTCCTCCCCACTTCAAATTCAAGGTAGAGCGGCTCAGTACCTACGCCATTCACGAGTTAAGCCAAAACCTGTTTAAGGGTGGGTTAGATGCCCTGGTTAGCCGTTATTCTCAACTCACTCAAGAGTGGAATTTTGCCGACTATCAACACAATCCCACCCTCATCACTCCGCCCAGCACCTATCGCCAGGGTCGTCCTGAAACCATTGACTTTGAAGGGGCATACGGATTGTATTACTGGGAGATCTTCTTCCATATTCCTTTCCTGATTGCCAATCGGCTCAACGCCAACCAAAACTTTGCCGATGCTCAACGGTGGTATCACTACATCTTTAACCCCACTACTCGCGAACCTGCCAACGCCACCTCTCCTAACGATCGCTACTGGCAGTTTGTGCCCTTCCGTAATTTTCAGGTTGAGTCTTTAGCTCGTCTCTTGACCAACTCCACTGCCCTCGCCGAATATCGCAACGATCCCTTTGATCCCCATGCGATCGCCCGTTTGCGTCTGGTTGCGTATCAGAAGGCGATCGTCATGAAATACATCGACAACCTGTTGGACTGGGGTGATGCGTTGTTTACTCGCGATACCCGCGAATCGATCAACGAAGCCACCATGCTCTATGTCCTGGCGTACAACCTCTTAGGGCAACGTCCCAAAGTCAAGGCGGTCAAAGAGTTGAGAGAAGTGGGCACCTACGCCGACTTCCTGCGCGAACATGAAACATTGGTGCGAGCCAACACCAGTTTCATTCAACAAAACAACCTCGATTTTGAATTCTGGTCGAGCGATGAACGCACCTTGTTTAACGGCAATGGAGCCAGTCCCCACCGTCACCTGATCACCAGTTTCGCGGTTCCTGAAAACGAAACCTTTATTAGTTATTGGGATCGTGTTGAAGATCGGCTCTACAAGATCCGCCATAGCCTCAATATTGAAGGCGTGTTCCGTCAGTTGGCACTGTTTGACCCACCGATTGACCCGATGGCGTTGGTGCGAGCCGTTGCCGGAGGTCGCGATTTGGGCAGTGTGCTGAATGAGGTGAGTGCCCCTGTGCCCCACTATCGCTATGCCTATTTGCTGGAGAAAGCCAAAGAGATGGTGTCGTTTGTGACAGAGCTAGGTGCCTCGTTATTAGAGGCGATCGAAAAGCGGGAAGCGGCTCATCTAGAAGTCATGCTCAACACCCATGAGCAAGTCATTCTCAATTTGACAACGCGAGTCAAACAATGGGAGATCGATGGCGCACAAAAGCAGATTGACCAGTTGCAAATCAACCAACAACGCACCACAGCCAAGCGAGATCACCTGCAAGGACTGATCGATGAAGACTTGATCATGGAAGAAGAAGCGTATCTAACGCTGAAGGGTCTGGCGCAGGTTAGCCGCTCAGTTGCCGTAGGGGCAGAAACCATCTCATCCGCCAGTTTTGCTGTTCCCAACTTGATTGTGGGTGGTGCCGGGGTTGCGGGTTCGCCAGTATCCCTCGCATTAACGGGAGGCACAGCCGCAGGTGAAGTCTCAGGGGCGATCGCGGCTCAAGCGAAGGAACTGGCTGAGATTTTTGATACTGCCGCTGACATGACCGACAAAATCGGCGAATACAAACGCCGCAAGAAGGAGTGGAAACAGGAGAAGAAAGTGGCTGAGTCAGAATTGCAAGAAATGGAAGTGCAAATCGCAGCCGCCCGAATTGCCCTGAACAAAGCCCAACAGGAATTGCTGTTGCATCAAAAATCCATCACTCAGAAGCAAGAAATTGCCGATTTCCATCGCAGCAAATTCTCCAGTCAAGCTTTGTATAACTGGATGATCGGACGCCTCTCTGCCCTCTATTTCCAGGCTTACAAACTGGCGTATGACCTGGCGAAAGCAACGGAAAAAGCGTTGCAATTTGAGCTACCCACTACTGATACATTTATCACGTTTGGTCATTGGGATAGCCTCAAAAAAGGCTTGCTGGCAGGGGAGTCCCTGATGCTAGAACTCAACCGAATGGACAAGTTCCACCTCGATCGCGACGTTCGTTTCCTGGAAATGGAAAAAGTGATCTCATTGAAAGTGTCACCGAACTTGAACGGCGCACTGAAAACGCTGAAGGACAAACTCACCGAGCTAAAAACCAATGGGCTATGCGAGTTTGACTTGAGCGAACAACTCTTTGACGAGGACTATCCCGGTCACTATTGCCGCTTACTCAAAACCATTTCCATCTCCATTCAAGTTAACTTCGACGGCATATCACCCAATGAACGCCGAGAACTAGAGTTGCGATCGGTGAATGCAACTGTGATTCAGCGGAGTAACAAAACGCTGCTACAACCCAATATTAAGGCAGTGGAATATCTGCTGGGCAACAATGACGAACAACCCGACGCCAGCATCTTACGGGTCGATTGGCGAGCCAATCAACAAATCGCTATCTCCAGAGCGGAGGAAAATAGCGGCACCTTTGGTAACTTTGACCTCAACATTTTGTTTGACGATCGCTACTTCCCCTTTGAGGGCACAGGAGCCGTCTCCTCCTGGCGATTAGAGTTGCCAAAAGACACTCCAAATCAATTCCCCCTCCCAAAAATTGAGGATGTGGTGATTCGCTTACGCTATGTCGCTAAAGCCGATAATGGCAAATTTAAGCAGGAGGTCATCAAAGCGTTGAAAGCGTCTGGGGAATAGTTGAGTAGAGTGGGCACTTTCACAACTCATGTGGAATCGCTATAGAGCAACACCCACTTGGATGAAGTAAGGGCGTTTCGCGAAACGCCCCTTCAAAATTCATATTAGGACTTACGCATGTGAAGCCTAAAACTTTGGGCGTTGCTGATCGATGAATGAGTCGCGAGCAAGATGCTCGCACTGGTTGAAACGATTCACCTGAAAGGAGTGTGAGCATCTGGCTCACGTCTGTGTCAAAATAATCATCCCTCTATTCAGTCGAGCCGCGGACTTCGATCGGATAGGCTCGAATTCATCCGCCAGGCTCTTAAACCGAACTGACGTTAATTAAGGTTGGGTTGCTCCACATTGCCGACAGTGTGGCAAATATTTATACGTTAATTCGTGGCAGGTGGGACACTCTGTATATTGGTCATAGCCACAATGGGGGCAATGATGATCCTGACGACGAATGCGTTTTGCGCATTTAATGCAACATGAATTTTGAACTCGATTAGCGGCTTGAATTTTGGGATTAAAGGCAAACCGTTGAAAGAACTTAATAATGCCAAAGCCCACCAGGGGAATCAGCAGAATGTAGAGGTAGCTGACTAAAAACAGCAACCCTCCTAACAATGTGCTGACGATATCCACCAGAAATTCAAAAACAGCCCCAATTTGCAGAAATTCAAAGGCTTTGAAAATCAGTGGAATAAAGAAGATCACTAACAAATGCCAACTGATTAGGGCGATTAACCCATGTCCTCGACGTTGGGCTCGGTTGTGAACAGCCCCCGTAATCAGAATCAGCGGCAACAAAAACAGTACTTGAAATGACAGTTGAATACTGGGATACCAGAAGGAAGCGCGATCGTACTGTGCTTGCAGGGTTTCAAACTGACCCTCATCCTTCAAAAAGTTGAGAAATGCCTGACTCTCAGGCTTATTGGCCAATTCTGTTTTGAGGGTGGCACTTTCAGCTTTTAGAGTAGCAATTTTGCGATCATTCTCCTCCAGGGTGGCTCGCACTCTCCCTGCTTCAACCGGGTTAATAGATTGTTCACGCGGTTGCCCAGCAATTTCTTCTAACAGGGTTGAGTCATATTGAGCCCGTAAATTGCGATTCGTATCCTCTAACGTTGCAATTTCAGTTTGCTTTTGATTCAGGGTGTTGATGATCTGCTGATTGTCAGGATTAACAATGGGGTCAGCGTAGTCAGCATAAGTTAGACAGACATCAGAAACACTGCCTAAATGCCCCACTTCGTATTCGGTATAGATCTGCCGAAGAGGGGGTTGAATTGTGCGATCGGTAATGGCGATCGCCTGTAAAGCATCGTAATCTTTCGTCTCGACCGTCTGAGTGCGATAGTCGTTCCAACTGGCATAGCAGGGGTAAACCTGTGAGGGACTCAGATGCCACTGGCTAATGTCGTTTAGCCCTGAGAAAACGTTGACCAGAATAAAAATATCAATCAGAACAATGACAATCAAGCTCACTTTGTTGAGTGGTTCGTTGTTGATTGTTCTGGATTTGCTAAAAAATTGCCTTAAAAGACGACGTATTCGGTTAAACATAGGGATTTAGCTAATACAGATGAGTAGCAGTTTCCCTGGTTGACTGACAAAAGTTCTAAAACCTCGATATTCTGGGCTGTGGCTGGCGAATGGAATTCGCGCCTGCCCGATTGAAGTCCACCTGCGTGGACTCAATGCATCAAGGTTCTCTGCAACCCGTGTCGGCGAGTTTTGCTCCGATAGCTGCGATTTCAATCGCCAAGCATAAAAGATTTGTCAGGCAGTCAGGTAGTTTCCTTATGCTATACCGCTTTGCAGGTTAAATTAGCAGAGGGCGATCGCTATTCAAACTGGCACATTTAGCAGGCTGTCATTTGTCATTCGCCATTTGTCATTCGCCATTTGTCATTCGCCATTTGTCATTTGTCATTTGTCGTTTGTCATTTGTCATTTGTCATTCGTCATTTGTCGTTTGTCATTTGTCGTTTGTCATTTGTCATTCGCATTCGTCAACAGACGTGAGCGAGACGCTCACACTCCCTTTAGGCAAATCGTTTCAACCCGTGCGAGCATCTTATCCCAATTCTAGAAATCACTATTACAGAGCACACCCCACCGCCTGCGGCACCTCCCCTTACTAGGTACTGTGATTCACAGATAGGGTTTGGAAATAAAACCAGGGGGGTATGGGGGCGTAGCCCCAGCCAGGGGTTCCACCCCTGCACCCCGTCCTAACCTTAGTGAGTACTGCTATAACTTAGGAATGGGAATTAAATAAGTTTGATACTGGGTAGGGGCGGGTTTTGTCGTCAAATCCATTGCAGGGCAGAGATTAGTCTGCTAAACCCGCCCGTACCGTTTGCGGATTTATTAAGTCCACAATCCTTAGCGTCGGGTCACAGAAACCGCCTGACGCATGAGATCAAAGTATTGCCTTGAAATGATCGGAGGGGTGAAATGTGTTTGCAAATAGTGTCGTCCGGATTGCCCCATCTGTTCTGCGAGTTGGCGATCGCCTCTGAGCAGTCGAATGAAACTTGCTAACCCAACTCCATTGCCATTTTCAAAAGTGGCACCACACTGAGCCTGTTTAATCAACGTGCTGAGATAGGAGCGATTGTCACAAATAGCGGCGATCGGTCGTCCACTGGCAAGAGCAGAATACAATTTGCTGGGGGCGACCAATCCCTCCATTTTGGAGTCAACACTGACCAGGGTCAAATCGCAGGCGGTCAGTGAGTAGGGCAGAATTTGCTTATCTTGATAAGGCAAAAATAAAACGTTGGTGAGGTTTTGTTGTTGCACGTAATCGAGACAAAATTGCCGTCTGCCACCATCTCCAATAAAAACAAATTTGATTGGTTCATCGCGCAACTCTTCGATCGCTGCCATGATGGTGTCAAGATCGTGACATCGTCCCATATTGCCGGAATAGAGGACGGTAAATTGATCCACCAGATCATGTTTCTGCGCAAACCAATTCGCTTCTTTTTCGAGGGGCACAATCCAACTCGGATCAGCCCAACTGTGAATCACATAAACCTTATCGGCTAATTCAGGACAGTGGTTAATCACACGATCCTTCATACTGGAGCTAAGTACGATAATGGCTTCTGCTTGTCGCCAAACCTGTTTGTTGATCCGTCGCCATAGTTTTGCTACCCAATGCTGTTCTGGGATGACACCCAGTTGAACAGCAATGTCAGGATATAGATCATAGAGCAAACAAATATAGCGTTGTTTGAACCATACCTTAGCGAAATAACCTAACAACGGTAGAAATGGGGGTGCAGTTGTCAACAATAAGATGTGACTTTGACGAATGTGAAACAGATGAAATAGAGCACGTAAAACAAATAGAATTCCGTTGATGGTCTTGCCGCGAATTCGTCGTGACCAAAAGCGAACAGTCCGCGATCGCCGCACGTTGACCTTGTCAACACACTCATTCATCGGAGCGGTGGTTTCTTGAAATGCGTATCCTGGTTGCCCTGTGAACACATCAACTGACATTCCTTGATTACTCAACAGACGTGCCAGTTCATCAATCAATTGCCCGGTAGGGGCATAGTCGGGTGGGAAGAATTGAGTGATAATTGACAAACGAATGGGATCTTTAGGAGCAACACTCGCTGCCGTTTTTGTTCCTAAAAACCATATTCTTCGTTGCGATAATTTCATTTGTATTTGGATTTGCTCAACAACAGGTAACACAACACAACCACCAAACAAGCGACTTCATCACTTGTTTGTTTGCAACCCTGTGGTGATGCAACTGACCCTGTAAATATCGCAAATCTTAGGAAATCCTAAGCGATGCTACTGATCGTTAAGGCGAGGTTATCTCAGTGAATCACAGTAACATTCAAAGCAAATTTGATACGTTCCGGAATGAATGACGCAGAATAAGCTGATTTTGTTGCCTCAAAATTATTACTTTATGATTTTTAGCTGGCATAAAATATTCTTTTTTCAACGTATTTTTAAATGCTGTCTTTAGTTCACATCAACTGGAATGTAACTTCTGATCAGAGTGAGTCATTCCTACTTTATTGTGTAACTTGGGATTGAAGCTAGCTCCTGTACGTCCCGTTGCAATCCACAAGAGCGATCGCCCAATATCTCGACTGACATGCAATAGCGTTTCGGGAGGTTGCTTGGAAGACATCGCAATCGGGGTGGTGAAAATACCGCGACTACCAAAGACAAAGAAGGCGATCGCCCTGGCTCGACGCATGTGGAAGTCAGATGTAATCAAATAAACGTGGCGAATGCCCTGGGTTTGAAAGTCATGAACCAGTGAGGTGAAGTTGGTCACTGTATCCACGGCGCGATAATCGAGATTGACGCGATCGAGAGGAATTCCTGCTTCCTCAAAGATTGCTTGAGCTTTGTCACGAGTCGAGCCAGTCGAAACCCAAACGGGTAGGGTGGGATTATTCTTAGCAAGTTCAGCCGCAAATTCTTCTCTATCTGGACTTCCACCTAATGTGAGAATCGCTTGAGGGTGAGGAAACTCAGATTGAGCAATCGCTAAATTAATTGCGATGCTACCACTCAAAACCAACAGTATTACCAGCAATATCAGGCTAATGCTAACGAGAATAAACCCTAGTTTGGGAAGGAGTTGTCTTTTGGGCATAGTGCCTTTATGGGCAAACTTCATCATCAAACAATTACCATACTGGCTTTAGGCTTATGTTTGATAATTTGTCTGTAGGCTTGAATTAATTTTTGAGCAGATTGTTCCCATGTATAGTGTTCAAAGATGAATTGACGAGCGCGATCGCCCATTTCCCCTGCTTCTTGAGGGTTAAGTAGGCATTCTGTTAAGGCATTGGCAATAGCATGAGCATCGATGTCTACAACATGAGCAACTCTGTTAATTGCAGCTTCAGGAAAATTGCACCCTGTCGTAATCACACACGGTAGTCCTGTTGCCATTCCTTCTAACACCGACATGCTAAACCCTTCAGAATAGGATGGCGCAACATAAAGGTTTGCAGCCGTTAAGGCAGAATACTTCAGGTTTCCTGTCAGCATTCCAGTAAAGGTGACTGCATCAAGACAATTAGCGTCAGCAAAATATTGTTTTGTTGTTTCTAAAAAGCCAATGCTGTCAGGTCCAGCAATAACAAGATGAACATCTGATATACGCTGACGAACAGTGGCAAACGCGGAGGCTAAAAGATCTAGCCCCTTCTTAGGATCAATTCGTCCTAGAAATAGAATGATTTTTTGATTTTGAAGGTGAGGATAGTTTTGGTAAAAAAAATCTGTGGAAACCAGAGGAGAGAAATCGGCTCGGTTAATTCCATTTGGCATTAACTGAATCGTTACGTCAGGGCATAGGGCAGCAATATTGCTCAACTCCCTGCTTGAAATACTATGGATAAAAGCTGCTCTCAACACATTTGAGCGTTCAATTAGCGAGTAATAAGCTTTCTTTTTCCAAGTTTTGTATTGCATCGCCCAAGGTTCTAACATTCCATGCGGGGAACTGACATAAGGAACGCTTTGGACTTGGCAAATCCAATGACAGATTGAAATTAAAGGGGAAAAAATAGTGTGAGTATGAACTACGTCATACTGTTTCACGTTTTTTATTAACCATGCTAATAAGCTTTGGCTCACAATGAAATCATTTCTATGCCAGCAAGGAAAATAGCAAACTCGGTAGGCATCCTGCTGAACCCAAGTGTGTAACGGAACATCTAAGCAGTCATGAACATCAGCATTGCTGGTAATTAAATCAATGGTTGCCCCAGACCAACCTAGCGCAGATATCAATTCAAGGATTGCTTTGGATGTACCTCCGTAGGTAGGACTAATGTAAGGAGAAATAAATAAAACGTTGGTGGATGATGTATTTTGCATTGGCTTAGTTAAAGAGTCCTAAGTTTAACAAGATGCTCAAACTCTTTTCTGCTGACAGCCTGTGCACAGTCTGTCAAAGCTTTTGCCCAGCTCTCAAGTGTGTAGTTTGAGATGATTTGTCGAGAATGCTTCCCCATTTGGATTCGTTGATCTTGAGATTGCATAGTTAAATCAACGATCGCCCCCACTAAACTCTGAGTATCCAATGGGTTAAAGACATAACCATTGATACCTGGAAACACTAAGTCTAAGACACAACCACAACGCTCAGATACCAAGATTGGAAGACCACAAGCCATTGCTTCATTGACCACCAACCCCCACGGTTCACTCACACTGGGAAGAATCAGAGCAGAGGCTAAACTATAGTAAGCTGGTAACTCATCAATCTGCTTAAATCCAGACCAAATAAGATTTTGCAATCCTAACTGATTAGCTTTTACTTTGAGAGTTACCTCCTGTTCTCCACCGCCTACTAAGACCAGTGACCAGGGAGGTAATCTTGTTTGATATTGGTAGAGTTTGAAGGCTTCTAATAGTCGCAATAGATTTTTTTCTTGGGCAAAGCGTCCGACATAAAGGAGGTAATTTTTCGGTAAGCCTAACTTTTGTCGCTCGTCTGCTTCATGTTGCAGGATTATTTGGGAGGCTTGACCGAAGTGATGATTATCTACCACGTCATATCCTCGCCATATTTTGTGCCTTGGAAACCCTAGAGTTTCTAAATAGTGAGAAGCACTTGCACCTGCCACGAAAGCAGCATCACAGTGTTTGCGAATCCAGTTTCCTTTGATGGTTTCTAATAGTAGATTGCGAGGGCGATCGCAGTATTGAGAGTCAGACAGAAGAATGACAGGAACTCGACGATGCTTTCCCCACTTAATGGCAGCTCGCATCGCCGGATGACTATAGCCTGCTACAACGAGGACGGTTGGCAGAGTTTTAGTTAAGTGATCGAGTAATCGGTTGATGAGATGAGTTGACGACAATGATTCTAATACCCCATCAGCGATTGTCGTGATAGGTATTGGGTAAGCATCAACAACCCACTGACGCTGCCGTTCTTGAGAGGTCAGTTGAATGAGATCAACAGACCCCGGATAAATCGAAGTTAATGCTTGAGCACGAGCTAGATGATAAGGACCACACTGAGTGTGAATAATAGCAATGGTATTCACAGGTCGATTAAAGTGCTGATTGAACGGACATTGACATATTCAGAAGCCTGTTCAGATATTGCAGGTTACTCAACCCAAACCCGGAAGCTATCGGCGAGAAGGAGGGGGTATTAAGGAGTCGTAAACTGGATAGTTTGAAGAAGGTAGCGATGCTTGTGAAGAACGCCTACCACCGCTATATCGCCAAATTAACCACGTAGCTCCGGTCATAAACAAAAACCGAAATGCCATTGCCTCTAATGTCTGCATCACTAAGTAGACTGAGAGTGCTGACATCAGGGTATAAACGGCAATCCATAACCCTCCACGAGTTAGGGCTTTTCGCCATGCCATGCCATATACCCAACCAATG
Above is a genomic segment from Oscillatoria sp. FACHB-1407 containing:
- a CDS encoding glycosyltransferase family 4 protein, producing MKLSQRRIWFLGTKTAASVAPKDPIRLSIITQFFPPDYAPTGQLIDELARLLSNQGMSVDVFTGQPGYAFQETTAPMNECVDKVNVRRSRTVRFWSRRIRGKTINGILFVLRALFHLFHIRQSHILLLTTAPPFLPLLGYFAKVWFKQRYICLLYDLYPDIAVQLGVIPEQHWVAKLWRRINKQVWRQAEAIIVLSSSMKDRVINHCPELADKVYVIHSWADPSWIVPLEKEANWFAQKHDLVDQFTVLYSGNMGRCHDLDTIMAAIEELRDEPIKFVFIGDGGRRQFCLDYVQQQNLTNVLFLPYQDKQILPYSLTACDLTLVSVDSKMEGLVAPSKLYSALASGRPIAAICDNRSYLSTLIKQAQCGATFENGNGVGLASFIRLLRGDRQLAEQMGQSGRHYLQTHFTPPIISRQYFDLMRQAVSVTRR
- a CDS encoding YdcF family protein; amino-acid sequence: MPKRQLLPKLGFILVSISLILLVILLVLSGSIAINLAIAQSEFPHPQAILTLGGSPDREEFAAELAKNNPTLPVWVSTGSTRDKAQAIFEEAGIPLDRVNLDYRAVDTVTNFTSLVHDFQTQGIRHVYLITSDFHMRRARAIAFFVFGSRGIFTTPIAMSSKQPPETLLHVSRDIGRSLLWIATGRTGASFNPKLHNKVGMTHSDQKLHSS
- a CDS encoding glycosyltransferase family 4 protein; translated protein: MNTIAIIHTQCGPYHLARAQALTSIYPGSVDLIQLTSQERQRQWVVDAYPIPITTIADGVLESLSSTHLINRLLDHLTKTLPTVLVVAGYSHPAMRAAIKWGKHRRVPVILLSDSQYCDRPRNLLLETIKGNWIRKHCDAAFVAGASASHYLETLGFPRHKIWRGYDVVDNHHFGQASQIILQHEADERQKLGLPKNYLLYVGRFAQEKNLLRLLEAFKLYQYQTRLPPWSLVLVGGGEQEVTLKVKANQLGLQNLIWSGFKQIDELPAYYSLASALILPSVSEPWGLVVNEAMACGLPILVSERCGCVLDLVFPGINGYVFNPLDTQSLVGAIVDLTMQSQDQRIQMGKHSRQIISNYTLESWAKALTDCAQAVSRKEFEHLVKLRTL
- a CDS encoding glycosyltransferase; this encodes MQNTSSTNVLFISPYISPTYGGTSKAILELISALGWSGATIDLITSNADVHDCLDVPLHTWVQQDAYRVCYFPCWHRNDFIVSQSLLAWLIKNVKQYDVVHTHTIFSPLISICHWICQVQSVPYVSSPHGMLEPWAMQYKTWKKKAYYSLIERSNVLRAAFIHSISSRELSNIAALCPDVTIQLMPNGINRADFSPLVSTDFFYQNYPHLQNQKIILFLGRIDPKKGLDLLASAFATVRQRISDVHLVIAGPDSIGFLETTKQYFADANCLDAVTFTGMLTGNLKYSALTAANLYVAPSYSEGFSMSVLEGMATGLPCVITTGCNFPEAAINRVAHVVDIDAHAIANALTECLLNPQEAGEMGDRARQFIFEHYTWEQSAQKLIQAYRQIIKHKPKASMVIV